A genomic window from Silene latifolia isolate original U9 population chromosome Y, ASM4854445v1, whole genome shotgun sequence includes:
- the LOC141629679 gene encoding uncharacterized protein LOC141629679 → MEYLSRVLTYVTDIMKFKYHPLCAPLKLSHLMFADDLLLFSKGDVSSIKVLLRAFATFSKASGLLMSPSKTSAYFNGVDVGVKQDILQVAGLVLVNSVLTTLYNYWVNIFIIPKGVLSRLNAICRSYIWDGKSDLLRVPLVSWDKVCAPKNEGGLGIRDSYSWNIAAMGYQGGQWLLDSKGYKVNSGYELLRNKFQVVQWDKYVWSDWNVPKHSFVGWLIAREALQVKAKLFALGISQNDQCLLCGTGGETHEHLFQQCPYSQRILRVLADDFQVVLSIGTLFAAFYSIWMHRNRVHVEGSLLRPEILVHQIRQIVKNRIKARLTHVYDRRDTNWLSSV, encoded by the exons ATGGAGTATCTCAGTAGGGTTTTGACTTATGTTACAGACATAATGAAGTTCAAGTATCATCCCTTATGTGCTCCTCTCAAGTTATCTCATCTCATGTTTGCAGATGACTTGTTATTATTTAGTAAAGGGGATGTTTCTTCTATAAAGGTGTTGCTGAGGGCCTTTGCTACATTCTCTAAAGCCTCTGGCTTGCTCATGAGTCCTTCCAAAACCAGTGCTTACTTCAATGGAGTAGATGTTGGGGTGAAGCAGGACATCTTGCAGGTGGCTGG GTTAGTGCTTGTTAACTCGGTGTTAACAACACTATACAATTATTGGGTCAATATCTTTATCATTCCAAAGGGTGTTCTTAGTAGGTTAAATGCAATTTGTAGAAGTTATATTTGGGATGGCAAAAGTGACTTGTTGAGAGTTCCTCTGGTGAGCTGGGACAAGGTGTGTGCTCCCAAAAATGAGGGTGGACTGGGTATTAGGGATAGCTACTCATGGAATATTGCTGCCATGG GTTATCAGGGTGGTCAATGGTTGCTTGATTCTAAGGGTTACAAAGTCAATAGTGGATATGAGCTGTTAAGAAATAAATTCCAGGTAGTTCAATGGGATAAATATGTTTGGAGTGACTGGAATGTTCCTAAACATAGTTTTGTGGGATGGTTGATTGCAAGAGAAGCTCTACAAGTAAAGGCTAAACTTTTTGCCTTAGGGATTTCTCAGAATGATCAGTGTTTGTTGTGTGGGACTGGGGGTGAGACTCATGAGCATTTATTTCAGCAGTGCCCTTACAGTCAGCGTATTCTCAGAGTGCTTGCTGATGATTTTCAAGTAGTGTTATCAATTGGGACATTGTTCGCAG CATTTTACTCCATATGGATGCATAGGAATCGTGTTCATGTTGAAGGTAGTCTGCTTAGACCTGAAATTCTAGTACATCAGATCAGGCAGATAGTTAAAAATAGAATCAAGGCTAGACTTACTCATGTGTATGATCGTCGAGATACTAATTGGTTGAGTAGtgtttga